The Solanum lycopersicum chromosome 2, SLM_r2.1 DNA window GTAGGGATCAAACTTGAGGAGAGCATAGATGGCCCAGCAGATTCCATTAAGGAAGCATGCTATGGAAAGCGTCTTTGGCAAGAATTCAGCACTCTTTGTTTTGATCACCTTGTACTGTTTTCAGGAAAaccacaaaaattaaaattaaccaGACTACTATAAGTTTGATATTCTACATATATGAGCTAGGCCTTTGTACATACCATGATTGATAGAGGGGATCCATACATACAAATTCCAAAGGCGGTAGCGAGAATTCCTACAACAGTGGTTCTACTTGCGTAAGTGTGCAAGCCTAACATGGTTCCAGCTACAGCGGCGGCCAGCCCCACGACTTCACCgaacaaaatagaaactatTTGTAGCTGAGATTGAAAACACAAAGTGTTATATATAAGAGCATAATTTGTAACTTAACATTAAAAATTGGTTAGATAGTTACCCGATATCTTTTGCCAGTgtagaagaaaaatatggaaatataGCACAACTGCATGAAGAGACCAACGCTGTTGATGGTGACCACAAGAATGCTGTGTGGATGAACGAAAGGCATGCCGTAGTAAATCCACATCAAACAGTTCATTGTAGATGCAAGGTATGGGTACGGGTGGAACTCCTCCACTGATTTGTTTTTGATGATTCGACGAAATGTTGGCCTGAATCAACCAGAGAAATCAAATTCAGTAAACATAAACTTTGAGGATAACAGAGTATATttaaactttgatttttttcttcatatagaTGCCTAATTTGATTGATGTTTCTATGAATTAAATCTCATTGTTAAGTGACTACACATGAGATTTATCGAATCGAACTGCTATTAAGCAAAATACATAGAGAGAAGATATATTACATTGGCGAAGCAAAGAGAACGAACGATAAGACATTGCctgcaaaagaagaagagatcGAATTTATTAGAGAAAATTGTTTACATTATCAAACACgtatgcatgtatgtatgtaaaCAGACTTAAAATTCATACGTCCTACGCCAAAACCATTCAGGTTAGTAGAATTAATGCTGCCATGCATGTGTCCATGAGAACTTCGATAAATAGCAGAACAAAAAAACAGAGGAAGAGTAGTTTGGACGAATCGATTCATcaaaaaagcataaaaaaaacTTGTTCATTAGAAGAAATTCAACAAAATCGAAGTATCAGCACTCAATTCATTCACTAATTGGAATGAGAATCAATTGACAGAGTTGAATCAACTTAAATGTAACTATAAACACTTTATCCATTCAAATcaaaaatagaagagaagaTCGAAAACTCATACCACTAATTCGAATGAGAATCAATTAACAGAGTTCAATCAACTTAAAACGATTTAAAATCAAAAATCGAAGAGAAGATCGAAAACTCATACCGATAATGCCGACGATAAAACGAATATCATTCGTACTCATCACCATCTTCGGTAGCTTTTGAGAAAAAACTAGAGGCTAGAGGAATTCCGGATTCAGAGAAGGGAAGAAAAGTGTGACTAATGTGATGGAGGGAAGAGAAGCGTGTTTATATAGATGtagaaattaattagttaatagaGTTTTACTCGGACTGTGTTGCAACTAATACAGATTTTAATCTAATTTGGATTCTTCGTTTCTTTCATCTACTCCGGTTAGAATTTTATCCAATTTTTAAATCACGATCCTTTATAAagtttactttttatttttcaccttTTTATCATATCTTCCGATATATACCAAATGATTAAATACGTAATTATGGAGTAGTGAATTAAACCAAAATAAAGTAcatgaaatttcaaaatcttaattaaaactaaagaaataatttgaaaCTCATGAATCAACAATTAAGTATTATTGAATTAGCATCAAACAATAACTTGATAAGAGCCTTTGCCAActtgttataataatatatatactccaacaaagttaaataatatttacggagtgattattattattactagtattattattgttttgaacAAACTATCACGCCAATAGAGAGTGCACTGGGTTAGTTAGTTACTGTAAGTTACATAAATTGCttattggtatttttttttcctgtttATTTTCGTTTAGTTTCCTCATTCTAATTGGTTAATTACACAACCTACATATCCTGGCATAAAAGTCAATTATGTTACTAATAAGAAGAtaaagtttgatgaataattaaacttaaataACGTACATGAAACTTCAAAGTATTAattaaactaaagaattttaaaattcatcaatcAAGTGTTAAATATTACTTTGAATTAGCATTAGACAATAACTTGATAAGAGCCTTGGAAACCTGTTATAATATATACTCCgaaaaaactaaatatttatattatcattatcattatttttaactaTCACGCAAAAACAGTGTAGTATGTGTTTCGTTTAATAAGTTACCATAATTAAGTTACATAAATGCCTATTAGTATCCTTTTCCCACAATTATATTGATCCTTTAATCGATATTGttatttaaattagaaaaactCTTTTCGTTATCGAAAAAATAGATGCGATAACAATGTTACGGAGAAAGCAAGAAATTAGTGAGCTTGAGTTACAGTGTTTGAGAGTTATAATCAGATAGATGGGGAGAAATTGTTATGATTTTGCATTgattttttaacatattttagattttgtttTTATCCTAATTGAATATCAAAGAATTATCATAAATGCTTGAACTTTTTCCGAAAAGAGAATGTAACTTTCTTCTATTATTtggcttttttttttgaaggaaaagttaggactctataaattgAATACACATCTTCTCGTATCAACAATACAATAGCATTCACAATATAGTCTATTCGAGAATTTTATTCTCTCTacaatttaaatgtttttattagTATCTAATAAGTAGGACAACTGATCAAATtccatataataatatttcgaCTTTTAGTATTACCTTTTGTCATCTGATTTATTGATGTCATgatttgtaattataaactttcgCATGACGCCCTAATCACTTTCAAAATCCAacagaaatatatttttaatctaaCATTAGGATACATATTAGTGCAAATTATATTCGACTACCTATAATATCCCGTATCTCcgtattaaaaaaagtaatgtCTGACGGACTTCTTCGTGACTCCAAGACTTATGATGGACAAGAGCAACCTCTTCAGGTGTAGGTCAAAGTTGTGGGATACCAAAATCGAGTTCTTACACATATATAATCAGAAATAATTTTGATCtaaacttctttttcttgtatttgaaaaagataagcatcaaagaaaattaaattcttaatgGATATGACCGTTCTCATAAGGATAGATTCACATCTGTACGCACTTGATCATTGTAATGATCGCTCGAAATCAATAATCCTCAATTCTCCTCATCTCAACTCCGTAACCATATCCATATACATTAAAGGCTACTTAAAAGACGTGTGAGCATTTCTGTGAAGACTTTAAccacttatattaattaattaaaaagctTCTCCTTGTAGTTTAGACAAATTTGTGTGTTTTATCCTCGTTATAACAATTTGCCCACTAACAGTAATATATCCATGAAATTAATGGAATTCGAATTCGTGACTTAATTGTTAAATTGTTGCCTCTTGACCAGTGTATTAGAGTTATTAGAACAatgcaatattttaaaaattttagggATAGTTTGGTAGagtatattaacaaaaataatacatgTATTAATCATATGTATAGTCCCTCGATTGGTGTGGCTTTTTTCATGCTATGTAGGCTTTATTGTGTATTGAGTAGTATATTACTAATATTGTGAATTTCTAGGTATTAGTAATGCAAATAATTTAAGGGCAATTTTCACtaatagcaaacataaaaatcatatctgtatgttataacaaaatttgcataattgtgttccatagcaaacttatatatgtataattcgctatacgtatacaattgaagtgaattgtataaaacgtgaaaagagaaaaattatatacaattggaatttgtataaaacgagaaagagagaaagacaaaaagagactTGTCCAGGGAatatacagttgaatcgaattgtataaaacgagaacgagagaaattatatacaatttgaatttgtataaaacgagaaaggcaaaagagacttgggcaggaaaatatttgtattgtataattataagtatataaacGAGTGACAGGAAGCGAGCTAGAGAGGGAGTGTGGCGAGAGAGGGACTGACAAACAGTTTATTATTGGAACACAGATAAATCAAAGGATAGCtgctatatttattttatataattagctTGTCATTCTATACAATTATCCCATGATTTAATACATGCATTATTGTGAAGAAtacttttgttaaaaaaaaaaatgcgTAAGAAATAATCAATGCAAAACTCATACAagtataactaatacatgcattattaatgcaagcataACTTATATACTCTATTGGatattattcttatacactctaccaaactaTCTTTAATGTATATAGTGATAAATCGGAACTTAGAAGATACTTGAATgaccaaaaatgaaaaaatgtagtagtagtaatatttCGTATAATTGGGCCATGATTTTGTGTATAGAGCTTGACAATTCATCTGTAAAGTCATCGGCCCAACTGGAGATTCTAACCTATTGATAGCCCAATACCCCAAGATGTCCTGGCTAAAAAGATGGGCCAAACTTATTTGACTTGGATCTTAGGAGGAAGTTTCTAGCCCGATTAACTCTACTCCATAGTCCATATGCATATATACTTGGATAAAGTAAGTTATGGTTAATGATGGGTGTGTATGGtagaaagtaaaatattttttaattttttcatgtttaaaaaattatttatcctagaaaaataagttttttatgaATAAGAATTACGATTTTTCagatgaaaatagaaaaaacaattGTCAAAAATCATATTCCAAATTTATTGTCTTCTTCCTATCGACCCGATTTCCACAACCCTCACCCCTTGAACATCACCCAACTCCCCTTCCCATCCGGTCTCTATATTGTTTTATTAGATAACATATAGATATAATCaagataatattttcttatttactttCTAAAACGcttgaaataagtaaaaaattaaaagccgGCTAACTTTATAGCAAAAACATTTTTgtttcataccaaacacaccaagATAAAGAGAATATTACCAGTTTGTATCTCATTCATGGATGATGAATGAGAAAGAACAATACTCCATTCTGTTCATTTTTACACTAGGGGTGTACAAGTCCATcgtaaaatcaaataaaaaaatgagttgttgatttgattgagcgttgaaaaaaattgaacactCTTTTCTTGGTTTGGTATTAAAAagagggcaactttcacatatagcaaacaaaaaaatcatatttgtataatatagcaaactttgcataattgcgctccatagcaaacataaaaactgtataattcgctatacatataaaagtgtataattcgctggcctaaattgtataattcgctggcctatttcgctgcaattgtataattagctttgcatacagttgaatcgaattaaaatgtatgtatattgcataattataagtgtatagcaagaagatatatgtttttctcgctttatacaaaaacagaaacacaatatatacacttctgttgtataaaactagaaaaaattgtatttcactgcaattgtataattcacaattgtataattttttggcctttttctctgcaatatttgaagtaaaatgtttgtaaattatataattaagtgtataacacgaagatatacatttttgcatatgtatatatacaattttctctcgctttatgcaacagaaacagaaattatacacttctgtgtataaagcgagagaggtgagaatgggagagtggcgagcgagacttctaggagagaggcgagaatgggagagtggcgagcgagacttctaggagagagacgcctggcaATTTTTTGCCAATGtctgctatggagcacaattaaatcaaaccctagctattcaatttaatttaggttattagtttgctattttatacaattttcccttaaaaaaataaaagtcaaagcAAACTCAGatcaaacatataaaaaatccTATTTAATGTGATATGATTTAgatttttgatttaataattcgatataattaatttttatttatttttaatgaaaaatcaaaccaaaccgatctgtatatattatacttttttatttaagaaactATTTATTAAGGGGCGTGTTTTActaaattatcattattaattgtGTTTTGAAATACAATAAGGATAATCggaagaaaaataacaaatctcACTTTTAATTTACTAAAACTAATTTTACCAAACGAATAGGGTTCCTATTCTTCCTCTCCCATAACTCCCAATTCTTGCAAGAGAATACGTGCATGGTTTTAATTCTCATCCTCTATCACCTTTATTGTATTTgtctttttcattaaaaagtATTCCaattaataacaacaataaaaataatatcccaAGTAGATATAGAGAATATGTAGGGCATCgtttatgaattatatatgcTCGTACGCGTAGTTTACATAACATTTGCTTATAAAAATTCCATTTTACGCGGTATAATTatcaatcaaaaaaaataatcgtCAAATTATAATATTCCATATATATTTGATGCAGCCCTAAATGTGTAACGTCTCCTTTATGTGCATTTAGTGACCATCGAAAGTGTGTAAAAAGATTAATAGATCACCAAGCTATTAAACTTTAACTAtcaactttactttttttttactaagAATATTTAGCTATTTTGAAGATTAAATTGATCTTTCCtctta harbors:
- the LOC101251355 gene encoding bidirectional sugar transporter SWEET6a, which encodes MVMSTNDIRFIVGIIGNVLSFVLFASPMPTFRRIIKNKSVEEFHPYPYLASTMNCLMWIYYGMPFVHPHSILVVTINSVGLFMQLCYISIFFFYTGKRYRLQIVSILFGEVVGLAAAVAGTMLGLHTYASRTTVVGILATAFGICMYGSPLSIMYKVIKTKSAEFLPKTLSIACFLNGICWAIYALLKFDPYILTGNGVGALLALIQLALIVIYRNPPPKDQKPSKVELQNVV